The stretch of DNA TGGCTGCTTCCTTTGTCTTTATTCGTCGTTTAATCTCAACTTTTTTTAGAGTTGGCGGGATGCCGTCGAAGACGTAGGCTACTTTGATTCCCATTTCGACGAGGTTTGAGGTGCGGTAGAGCAAGCCGCTAAGGTGGCTGGTGACTTTGCCTGTTCTGTCTTTTAGCGGGGTGCCGTCAGGTTGACGAATAATGGCTAGGAACTGATAAAGGGCATTATAGGCGTCGATAGCTATGGATTTGCCTGCGAGGTTTTGTAGGTCGACTTTGGTTTTTGACACTAAATTCTTGAGGTTCACTCCCAAAACGTGGCACCATTTAATAGAAACGTTGAAAACACAAAATAAACCTTGCCGTGGACTCTCAAAATAGCTGTATGCTAAGGGTTAATCAGATGTGTCTCGGCTGAATGATGTGCTATTCAAGATTATACGAAAAGGTTTTTAGCGTAGTTGCTGATTCTTGTCAAGCAAACGAGTAATGTCTGCGTGAGGTGAAAATGTAGTTGTCAATATTTGCGGCACCAGGAGCATACGACCGAGCCATAACCGTGTTCTCTCCAGATGGCCGCTTATTTCAAGTAGAATACGCCCTCGAAACCGTAAACAGAGGAGCAACCATAATAGGAATAGTCTGTCCAGAAGGCGTAGTTTTGGGCGCAGAAGAAAAAATCGAATCAAAACTACAAGACTCAAACTTCACATGGAAAATTTTCGCAGTAGACAGCCACATCGGTGCGGCAGTTGTCGGGTTAGGCTCCGACGCACGTATACTAGTCGACCAAGCACGGGTATACTGTCAAAGCAACAGGCTCATGTACGACGAGCCCATTGACGTTGAAGTAATCTCTAAACGCATAGGCGACATAAAACAAATCTACACTCAACACGCCGGAGTGCGTCCCTTCGGAGTCTCCATAATCTTCGGCGGCGTCGACAAAACGGGAAATCGCCTTTTCTCCACAGACCCTAGTGGAACCTACAGAGCCTATAAAGCTATTGCAGTGGGCATTGGGAGAGAAACAGTTGAGGGCGTCCTAAAAGAAGAATACCGCGAAGACTTGAGCTTGGAAGAGACTGTGAAGCTCGTCGTTAAATGTCTCAAAAAGACTCTTCAAGAACGAGACGAACAGCTAAGAGTTAAAATAAGCACAATACCTGCAACCACAAAAACCTATAAGACAATACCTGATGAAGAAGTCGAGAATTACATGAAAGCTGTAGAATAGAGTGAAACACTAAAATGAGTGAACGATACACCGTTGTGCGCATAACCCGCGACGGTGAACACTTCGAAATCCTAGTCAAACCACAACCCGCCCTAAACTATACAATGGGCAAAACCACGTCCATCTCTGAAGTTCTAGTCACCGATACAATATTTACCGACGCAAACAAGGGAACAAAAGCAGGTGAAGACAAACTCAAAACTGCCTTCCAAACAACAGATACCAGAAAAATTGCAGAAACAATCTTGAGAAAAGGAAAATTGCAGCTAACAACCGACCAGAAAAGACAATTAACCGCAGAAAAACGAAGACAGATAATATCTTTCATAGCACGTCAAGCTGTCAACCCGAAAACAAACCTACCCCACCCACCCATCCGCATCGAACAAGCAATGGAACAAGTCCACTACTCCATAGACCCTTTCAAAGAAGTCGAAGAACAAGCAAAAGATATGATAAAACTTCTACGTCCAATTATTCCCCTCAAAATAGAGCAAATTCAAGTCCAAGTGCGAATTCCCCCGGAATACGCCGCAAAAGCCTACGGCTCAGTCAAAGGTTATGGCACAATAAAACGTGAAGAGTGGCGCGCAGACGGCTCATGGTTCTCCATAATCGAAATGCCAGCAGGACTCTATGGTCCTTTCTTAGATAAACTTGGAGAACTAACAAAAGGAAACGCGGAAGCAAGAAAAGTGTAAAAAAATTTTGGAAAAAAAGGAAAAGTGGTGAATAAAAAATGCCCACATTTTATGAAAGAAGACAACTTGTAACTCCCGGCGACTTGGTAGCCGAAGGTAACTACATAGCCGGTGAGAACACATTCAAGGAAAATGAAAAACTGTACGCAACTCGTGTTGGACTAGTGGAATATGAAGAACGAAGAGTCAGCGTTGTCGCTTTAAAAGCATTCTACATTCCAACCATTGGAGACACCATAATCGGCAAAGTGACAGACGTAACAATGGGCGGTTGGATCTTAGACATCAATGCACCTTATCTGGCGCTTCTACGAGCCTCAGACGTCATGGAACGCTCTTACCGCCCTCAAAGAGACGAGTTATCATCAATCTTCGACGTGGGAGACTTGGTTATAGCTAAAATCGTATCTTATGACAGAACCCGCGACCCTCTTCTGACAGTACGGGAACCCGGTCTTGGAAAAATCACGCGTGGTCAAATACTTGAAATTACTCCAACAAAAATTCCGCGAATAATTGGCAGGAAAGGCTCGATGATAGGCGTGATAAAACGTGAGACAGGGTGTCATATCCTCTTAGGTCAAAATGGATTGGTGCTTATAAGCGGTAAGAATCTGGAAGACGAACAGCTTGCAGTCATGGCTATCCGCAAAATAGAAAATGAGTCTCACACGAGTGGTCTGACCGATCGCGTAACAGATATGTTGAAAAAAGAAAAAGAAAAGGAAGGTGAAACTAAAAATGCCTAAGATAGAAGAGAAACTGATTGATAAAGACGGTATTAGAATAGGTGGAAGGAAATTTAACGAGTTAAGACCCACAAAAATACAAGTAGGTGTCCTTAACAATGCAAATGGCTCGGCATATATCGAGCAGGGAAAAAACAAGATCTTGGCCGCAGTTTATGGACCCCATGAAGTGCATCCAAAACACCTTGCTTTACCCGACCGTTCTCGGCTAAGATGCCGATACCATATGGCGCCTTTCTCCGTAGATGAGAGAAAGTCACCTGCCCCTTCAAGAAGAGAAGTAGAGCTTTCAAAAGTAATACGAGAATCCTTAGAACCATCAATCTTCTTAGAATACTATCCGCGAACATCCATAGACCTCTTCATAGAAGTCCTCCAAGCAAACGGAGGCACAAGATGCGCAGGCATAACAGTTGCCGCATTAGCTTTGGCAGATGCAGGCATTCCAATGCGAGACTTGACAGTGGCTTGTGCCGCAGGAAAAGTAGAAGGCCAACTTGTGCTCGACTTAAACGACACCGAAGACAAAAAAGGAGAAGCAGACGTCCCCCTAGCATATATGCCAAACCTAAACGCCATAACATTGCTTCAAATGGATGGTCAATTAACGCTTGAAGAATTTGAAAAAGCCATTAACCTTTCTCTCGAAGGCTGCAAACAACTCTATAATATGCAAAAGGAAGCCCTAAAGGCAAAATATGTTGTTTTAAAGGAGGAAGTGAAAGAGTAATGTCAATGATTATCCGCGTAAAACAGAAACAAATCGCCCAACTAATGGCTAAAGGTAAAAGATTGGATGGAAGAGAGTTAAACGACTATCGTGAAATCAAAGTAGAAATGGGCGTTATTGAAAAAGCTGAAGGCTCAGCCCGTGTTCTTTTAGGTAAAACTGAAGTACTAGTCGGAGTAAAAATTGAAGTTGGCAAACCCTTCTCAGATACTCCAAATGAAGGAGTCTTAACAGTAAACGCTGAGCTTGTCCCTTTAGCATCACCAACATTTGAACCAGGGCCTCCAAACGAGAACGCTATTGAACTTGCAAGAGTAGTGGACAGAGGTATAAGAGAGTCAAAAGCCATAAACCTTGAAAAACTCTGCCTCGAACCAGGAAAAAAAGTACTCGTAGTCTTCATTGATGTTTATGTGCTTAACCATGACGGTAACCTCATCGACGCTTCCGCTGTCGCAGCATTGGCGGCTTTGTTGAATACAAAGATGTTCAAATACGACGTCGAAGAAGGGGAAATCAAAGTAAAACCAGGCTATACTCCATTACCAGTGCAAAGCTACCCTATAGCTGTAACGTTTGCAAAGATAAATGACAAGCTTGCCATCGACCCTTGGCTGGAAGAAGAACAGGTGATGGACTCCAGATTAACTATAACTATAGAAAAAGACGGAAAAATATGTGCTATTCAGAAAGGAGGAACCGGCTACTTTACCACAGGACAAATTTTGGAAGCAGCAAAGATAGCTAAAGAAAAAGCTTCGGAAATACGTAAGTTAGTGGTGAAAGGATGATGGGAAGAACAAAAAAGATCGGACCAACAGGAGGCTTGGGGGTTCGATATGGTGCAACAGTAAGGAAAAGATACATTGAAGTGGTAACAGAGACCAAAAAACGATATAGATGCCCCCAATGCAACGCACCTGCTGTTAAACGCCAAAGCATTGGAATTTGGAAATGCAGAAAATGCGGCTTTACCTTCACTGGCGGGGCTTACACTCCTTCAACTAAACTAGGTGCTACGGCGAAACGAGCGGCAAGAGACTTCTCTAGAGAAGCCTCAAAATAAAGGAAAGAAGGCATACGAAGACATAGTTTTTCCTTGGCTTAATGCTGTCTGCTCTTTTTTAACAATTCCACTCGTCGTTTGCCTCTTGTTAAAGCAGAAACGTGGATCTTGCCCTCAATTTCCAGTCGCATTAACTCCCTGTTTAAGGCATTAAATCCCAAGTCACCATAGATTTCTTTGATCATATCGTAAAGTTCAGTGTCTGTTGCAGACCCTTTGCGTTGTAGTAATTCTACGATAACTGTAGGAAGAGGGTGGGGTCTCCATGTTTCGCTTGTCATTTAAACACCTCTTTTATGCCACAGGTGTCGTAGGCTTCCGCACCTGTCTCACCTGCTTAATAAATCCTTTATACCATGTTTCCATATCAGGTGAAATAGTTGGACCTATTTTGCTTGCAGCTTCCTTGAAGTCTGCTAGTGTTACTATTTTTGAAGTTATACTCTTTCTCAGCGCGTTTAACGCTGCCTCGCGACATAGTGCTTGAATATCTGCTCCGCTATAGCCTTTTGTAATTTTGGCTAGAGAGTTTATGTCAACATCTTCTTTCAAAGGCATGTCTTTGGTGTAAATCTTGAAAATCTCTAATCTCGCCTTTTCGTCTGGCTCTGGCACATATATGAGTCTGTCGAAGCGTCCCGGCCGCAACACGGCGCGGTCTATGATGTCAGGTCGGTTTGTGGCTGCAAGGACAACTACGTCTTCCAATGTTAGTATGCCATCCATTTCTGTTAGAAGTTGGCTGATGACGCGTTCTGTAACGCCGCTGTCAGCGAATCCCATGCCTCTTCTAGGTACGAGAGAGTCGAACTCGTCGAAGAAAATTACTGCTGGCGCGGCCATTCTTGCTTTGCGGAATACTTCTCTTATGGCTTTTTCTGATTCTCCGACCCATTTGCTGAAGACTTCTGGGCCTTTTATTGTGATGAAGTTTGCTTCGCTTTCTGTTGCTACTGCTCTTGCTAGCATTGTCTTGCCACAGCCTGGTGGTCCGAATAGGAGAATCCCTTTAGGTGGTCTTATGCCCAATCGGCTGAAAACTTCGGGGTTTTTCAAAGGCCATTCAACTGCTTCTATTAGTTCATGTTTCACTTCTTCTAATCCACCTACGTCAGTCCAATTCACTGTGGGTGTTTCTATGTATACTTCTCGCATGGCAGTAGGGGTGATTTCTTTGTAGGCGTTGAGGAAGTCTTCCATGCGTACATCCATCTTCTCTAAAACGGTTGGGGGGATACGTTCTTCTTCTAAGTTAATTTCTGGCAGATATCGTCTCAAAGATTTCATTGCTGTTTCTCTACCTAAGGCCGCCAAGTCTGCGCCTGTGTAGCCGTGGGTCGTTTCAGCTAACTTTTTCAAGTCAACGTTTTCTGCGAGGGGCATGCCGCGGGTGTGAATTTGCAGGATTTCGTGGCGTGCCTTCTTGTCTGGGACACCTATTTCTATCTCTCGGTCGAAGCGTCCTGGTCTTCGAAGTGCGGGGTCAAGGGCTCCGGGTCTGTTGGTGGCTCCTATGACGATTACGTTTCCTCTTCCGCTCAAGCCGTCCATTAGAGCTAGTAGCTGAGCGACTACTCGTCTTTCAACTTCGCCTGTGACTTCTTCCCTTTTCGGTGCGATTGCATCCAACTCGTCGATGAATATGATGCTTGGAGAGTTTTGTTGTGCTTGCTGGAAGATTTCCCGCAGTCTTGCTTCTGATTCGCCGTAGAATTTGCTCATTATTTCTGGGCCGTTTATGGAGCAGAAGTTTGCTTCTGACTCGTTTGCCACTGCTCTTGCTAGCAAGGTTTTGCCGCAGCCTGGTGGTCCGTGGAGTAGGACGCCTTTTGGTGGTTCTATGCCTAGGCGTTGGAAAAGTTCTGGGTGTCGCAAGGGTAGCTCTACCATTTCTCGTACGCGTTGCATTTCTTCGTGGAGGCCACCTATGTCTTCGTAAGTGGTGCGGGGGACACCTTTTGTTTCTGGGGATGGTTCGTTGAGGATTTGGAAGTGTGTGTCTTTGGTGATGCGGACTATTCCGTGAGGGCGGCTTTTGGTGACAGTGAAAGGTATAGCGTGGCCAAGCATCATGACTAATGTCGTATCGCCTTCAACGAAGGTGCGTTCCATTAGGCGGTTTTTGACGAAGTTCATGAAGTCTTCATCTACGTTTAGGCGCATGTCGACAGGTGCCAGAACTACGCTTGTAGCATTCTTCACAGTGGCTTGTTTAACTACGATGTATTCGTTTATGGCAACGCTTGCGTTTTTGCGTGTGAAGCCGTCTATGCGGATTATGCCTTGGTTTTGGTCTTCACTGTAGGCAGGCCATGCGATGGCGCTGGTTGTGCGTTTGCCGGTGATTTCTATTACGTCGCCAGCGCTTATGCCGAGTTTTTGCATGGTTTTTTGGTCTAGGCGGGCTATGCCGCGGCCTACGTCTCGTTGTTTTGCGTCTCCTACGCGGAGTTGTATTTCACTCATTTTTGTGCCTTCTTTTTTGGGTAAGTGTGAAGTTTACACGAAGTCGAAAAGGGTTGTGTAACTTATAAATGTTACAAATCAACGATTGTGTCAGCGCGTTCTTCTTACCATGAGCGTCTGGATTTGGCTTACCGTTGGAATTTTTTCTATGTTTTGTTCTACCTTGTCTAGGATACCTGTTTCGTCCTCTGGAATTTGAATGTGGGCTATTAGAGCGTTTAGACCAAAAGCGACGGGTTCAGTTTGGTAGTTAGCATAAACTTTTGCTTGGTGTGGAAGGGCTCTCTCTATTTGTTTTTGCAGTTTCTCAAAGTCTACTTCTATCCCCGTTGGAAAGATTTTGAAACTGATTACTATGTTCGCCATGTTCATGGCCCCATAAATCCGCATTTTGGGCATTTGTAATGGCGTCCGAATTTGCGGCATTTTTGGCATCGCCAGATGGTTATTTCGCCGCAGTTTGGGCAGTTGAATTTTGTGACTTTTGTGCCTGGGGGTATAGTGCGGTTGCAGCTGGTGCAGATGGGTGTTTGTATCATGGTTGTGGTTTTGGTTGCGGTGCTCATGTTGGCTTTTTCCTTTCTGAATGTGGATTTGTATATTGAAGGGTTGCTTATATTTGCTATGTTAAAGCGATGTGGATGATATAGAAAGATGAGGATAGAGAGTTGCCACAACTTTCTCCATTTCAACAATAGCAAGCGATCACACATATTCTACTTATTTTTGTCTTCATATTTCCCACTCACATCAGGTATTACTTCGCCTTTCCGTGGCAAAGCCAAGATCCCACCTATGAGACTTAGTAGAAGCCAATGTGAAGCTAAAAATGGGTAATAGTAAAACAGCGGTATCGGGACATAATACTTGTACATGATTATATGTAAGAGAAAGCTCAGAGGAAACGCAAGTGACGAAATTATAATAATGTAACCACCGAACTTGTGCCCTCTAAACACTAATACGGCCCCGCAAATTGCTAAAAATGCAAGACCAACACCTAGAATATACCACGCAACTAAATATTCTAACGAGACACCAACTGAACCAGTCAAAATCTTAGCAAAAACGACAGTAAAATCAATAATAGAAAGTAAGCCGCCAAGAACTGACAGAAAAACACCAATGATCGTAAAATTCGTATTTATTATCAGTCAATCCAAACTATAATTGTCGCTTTTTTTCAAAATAGCTATTTATATTTTATTGTTTAATAATTTTTTCGATTAGAGCTTTGGCGAATTAACAGTTTATAGGTGATTTAAGGTAAGAGTTGTTTATCATATTATGCAAAAAAATTTAGCAGTTTTTCCTTTTTTATTTAGCAGCAATTTAAACATGGGCGAAAGTATGAAGAGGGTGCCTGCAAATAGCCAGAGGATTGCGCCTACTGATGCTGTTACGTGAATCGCTAGGATGGGAGCTGCAAGGTCCAATGAACTGGAAACTTCTGCCTCATGTAAAGCATCGTAATAAGAGGTATTCAACCATCGAAGCCACAAGATTCCCCAAAGAAAGAAAAAGGCGCCGAAAACCATTAGGGGAAGCCGCAATTCAAGAACTCCAGTTGGAGATTTTTCCTCTCTCAAGTATCCGATGATGCTAACCACGAAGCCTACTGCTGGAGGTAAAATCAAAAGAAGAAACGTACCCCGTATGTAACCCCAGTAGCATTTGGGTTCGCTTCGAGCATCATAACAAGACGCCAAGGTTCATCTATGATTCTGCTAAAGAAGAAGGACATTTCGAACGCAAGCGATAAGATAAGTAATCCGATTTCAACGCTCACCCATCGAATCATTCCTCTCAACTTGCTGTTTTGTTTCATCCTACCTACATCCTTTCCAATAATGCATAAGACACCCAAGCATTCAGCAGAGAGTAGTGGGTTTTAAGCAAAAGTACGTATAGCAACCAATAGAATCACTAAGAAACCAAATGAACAAATGAACGCGCTGATACAAATAATACTCTTTGTCCACGGCGACGCCTTAGTTCTCGGTTTCTCGCCACTTTCCTCAGAATCTATACTCATCCCAATTTCTCCCCTTCTCAGCCAACCCAACAAATACTAACATATCTTTCCGCTTTAAATTTTTCCACAAATTTCAACTATTTTCATACGTTGAACCACTCATAACTGCATAAACCTCAAACATTACAGCCAAAAAATAACAATCCAAACAAAATTTTAACCACACACAAATACCAGACAACACAGCTTCCCAAAAAAAGAGACTACAAACAAAACACAAACCTTCAAACACGTTATCTATTTGGCTCCTAATAGAATAGTCTCTCAATCACACCAAACACACACTCCTACTTCGCTCCCTTCTTCTTAACACGCAACACAGGCAAAGCTGCCAACATCACAGCCCCGCTATCCACAGCAGGCTTTAACAAATTCTCACCACAATACGGGCACAACCTAAACTCCGCCAAAACCTCCCGCCCACAAGCTGGACACAACTTATACTTCTTAACCTCCCTCTCCAAACGCTTCATCATCTTCTTCAAACTTCCAACATCACCTTTTAACGCTTCCACGCTTTTTTTCAAGGGTTCAAGACTCAAAACTTCACCACGCACATTAAAAACAATGTCTCGCAAGCCAGCCAACAACTTACTGTTATTCGCCAAAGTTTCACTCATCATCTCCAAAATACTCGTCCTAGCCTCCAACAGCTCCACGTCAGCTTGATTCTCTTTTTTTCCGTCTTCCAACACTTTCCCCAAAAAAGTTTCAATGGGATTTCGCAACGCCACCACCGTCGTTCCACCCCAAAGCAAGAATACTGCTACTAATGAACAGAATAAATATAGAGTTGGGTCGATGGCTCCTAACAATTCACTGAACGGATAAACCGTTAAAAGTAAAGATTCATTCTCGCTGCCTTTCAGCAATAAAAAACCATCTAGAGCATGTAACCCAGCTAAAAAAGTCAAACACCCCAAGATCCAAACGGTAACACTTTTCCTAGCCACGATAGACAAACCCTCTAGATAACAATTCTAGAAGAAAACTACACTTTTCACTAATTAAGCCAATGTTCTCACAGAAAACATATATCAAAAACCGATACATGTTAGCTTGGAGAGTTGGGTTAGTTTTAAATACGGCGCTCTTTTCTTGTGAATACGTGATTTATATGGGATTCAAGGCACTACATTATTCGGAAGTAAAAGTGGACGAGGTGAACGAATGCAGTGCCGAGGGAGCTAAAGTTCGTTGGCTAATAACTAAGAATGACGGCGCCGATCACTTTGCTATGCGTTGTTTCGAAATCGCTCCTGGAGGTCATTCTCCCCATCACTCTCACAAGTGGGAGCATGAGGTTTTCATTTTGGACGGTGAATGTTTAGTTGTCTGTGGTGACCAACGAAAAAAAGTT from Candidatus Bathyarchaeota archaeon encodes:
- a CDS encoding zinc finger domain-containing protein yields the protein MIQTPICTSCNRTIPPGTKVTKFNCPNCGEITIWRCQKCRKFGRHYKCPKCGFMGP
- a CDS encoding cupin domain-containing protein, producing the protein MGFKALHYSEVKVDEVNECSAEGAKVRWLITKNDGADHFAMRCFEIAPGGHSPHHSHKWEHEVFILDGECLVVCGDQRKKVGPNYVVFIPPNEMHHFRNEGTEVLRFLCLVPHHE
- a CDS encoding CDC48 family AAA ATPase, which gives rise to MSEIQLRVGDAKQRDVGRGIARLDQKTMQKLGISAGDVIEITGKRTTSAIAWPAYSEDQNQGIIRIDGFTRKNASVAINEYIVVKQATVKNATSVVLAPVDMRLNVDEDFMNFVKNRLMERTFVEGDTTLVMMLGHAIPFTVTKSRPHGIVRITKDTHFQILNEPSPETKGVPRTTYEDIGGLHEEMQRVREMVELPLRHPELFQRLGIEPPKGVLLHGPPGCGKTLLARAVANESEANFCSINGPEIMSKFYGESEARLREIFQQAQQNSPSIIFIDELDAIAPKREEVTGEVERRVVAQLLALMDGLSGRGNVIVIGATNRPGALDPALRRPGRFDREIEIGVPDKKARHEILQIHTRGMPLAENVDLKKLAETTHGYTGADLAALGRETAMKSLRRYLPEINLEEERIPPTVLEKMDVRMEDFLNAYKEITPTAMREVYIETPTVNWTDVGGLEEVKHELIEAVEWPLKNPEVFSRLGIRPPKGILLFGPPGCGKTMLARAVATESEANFITIKGPEVFSKWVGESEKAIREVFRKARMAAPAVIFFDEFDSLVPRRGMGFADSGVTERVISQLLTEMDGILTLEDVVVLAATNRPDIIDRAVLRPGRFDRLIYVPEPDEKARLEIFKIYTKDMPLKEDVDINSLAKITKGYSGADIQALCREAALNALRKSITSKIVTLADFKEAASKIGPTISPDMETWYKGFIKQVRQVRKPTTPVA
- a CDS encoding ribosome assembly factor SBDS gives rise to the protein MSERYTVVRITRDGEHFEILVKPQPALNYTMGKTTSISEVLVTDTIFTDANKGTKAGEDKLKTAFQTTDTRKIAETILRKGKLQLTTDQKRQLTAEKRRQIISFIARQAVNPKTNLPHPPIRIEQAMEQVHYSIDPFKEVEEQAKDMIKLLRPIIPLKIEQIQVQVRIPPEYAAKAYGSVKGYGTIKREEWRADGSWFSIIEMPAGLYGPFLDKLGELTKGNAEARKV
- the rpl37A gene encoding 50S ribosomal protein L37Ae; this encodes MGRTKKIGPTGGLGVRYGATVRKRYIEVVTETKKRYRCPQCNAPAVKRQSIGIWKCRKCGFTFTGGAYTPSTKLGATAKRAARDFSREASK
- a CDS encoding zinc ribbon domain-containing protein → MARKSVTVWILGCLTFLAGLHALDGFLLLKGSENESLLLTVYPFSELLGAIDPTLYLFCSLVAVFLLWGGTTVVALRNPIETFLGKVLEDGKKENQADVELLEARTSILEMMSETLANNSKLLAGLRDIVFNVRGEVLSLEPLKKSVEALKGDVGSLKKMMKRLEREVKKYKLCPACGREVLAEFRLCPYCGENLLKPAVDSGAVMLAALPVLRVKKKGAK
- the psmA gene encoding archaeal proteasome endopeptidase complex subunit alpha, which translates into the protein MSIFAAPGAYDRAITVFSPDGRLFQVEYALETVNRGATIIGIVCPEGVVLGAEEKIESKLQDSNFTWKIFAVDSHIGAAVVGLGSDARILVDQARVYCQSNRLMYDEPIDVEVISKRIGDIKQIYTQHAGVRPFGVSIIFGGVDKTGNRLFSTDPSGTYRAYKAIAVGIGRETVEGVLKEEYREDLSLEETVKLVVKCLKKTLQERDEQLRVKISTIPATTKTYKTIPDEEVENYMKAVE
- the rrp41 gene encoding exosome complex exonuclease Rrp41; the encoded protein is MPKIEEKLIDKDGIRIGGRKFNELRPTKIQVGVLNNANGSAYIEQGKNKILAAVYGPHEVHPKHLALPDRSRLRCRYHMAPFSVDERKSPAPSRREVELSKVIRESLEPSIFLEYYPRTSIDLFIEVLQANGGTRCAGITVAALALADAGIPMRDLTVACAAGKVEGQLVLDLNDTEDKKGEADVPLAYMPNLNAITLLQMDGQLTLEEFEKAINLSLEGCKQLYNMQKEALKAKYVVLKEEVKE
- the rrp42 gene encoding exosome complex protein Rrp42, whose protein sequence is MSMIIRVKQKQIAQLMAKGKRLDGRELNDYREIKVEMGVIEKAEGSARVLLGKTEVLVGVKIEVGKPFSDTPNEGVLTVNAELVPLASPTFEPGPPNENAIELARVVDRGIRESKAINLEKLCLEPGKKVLVVFIDVYVLNHDGNLIDASAVAALAALLNTKMFKYDVEEGEIKVKPGYTPLPVQSYPIAVTFAKINDKLAIDPWLEEEQVMDSRLTITIEKDGKICAIQKGGTGYFTTGQILEAAKIAKEKASEIRKLVVKG
- a CDS encoding elongation factor 1-beta gives rise to the protein MANIVISFKIFPTGIEVDFEKLQKQIERALPHQAKVYANYQTEPVAFGLNALIAHIQIPEDETGILDKVEQNIEKIPTVSQIQTLMVRRTR
- the rrp4 gene encoding exosome complex RNA-binding protein Rrp4, which translates into the protein MPTFYERRQLVTPGDLVAEGNYIAGENTFKENEKLYATRVGLVEYEERRVSVVALKAFYIPTIGDTIIGKVTDVTMGGWILDINAPYLALLRASDVMERSYRPQRDELSSIFDVGDLVIAKIVSYDRTRDPLLTVREPGLGKITRGQILEITPTKIPRIIGRKGSMIGVIKRETGCHILLGQNGLVLISGKNLEDEQLAVMAIRKIENESHTSGLTDRVTDMLKKEKEKEGETKNA